One Microvirga lotononidis genomic window carries:
- a CDS encoding PRC-barrel domain-containing protein produces MKRTTCYVFHSTTAPDLRGITGDPDGATLPASDGPWNRERQIDPDRPWPLDVNEHVVEFGILENGFYLWGLIPQHASSKPVIESDRVEGTAVFDLQGHRIGAIKRLLIEKVSGRVVYVDVTFGGFLGVGVHHHTIPWEKLTYETGLHGYRTDITEEQVRGAPAFHGEDEVWPDKKREQELWDYWRDLPRGQSEPP; encoded by the coding sequence ATGAAACGAACCACGTGTTACGTGTTCCACTCGACAACGGCACCTGATCTGCGCGGGATCACCGGCGATCCGGACGGTGCCACGCTCCCCGCTTCGGACGGGCCCTGGAACCGTGAGCGGCAGATCGATCCAGACAGGCCTTGGCCCCTCGACGTCAACGAACACGTCGTGGAGTTCGGGATTCTGGAGAACGGCTTCTATCTCTGGGGTCTGATCCCCCAACATGCCTCATCCAAGCCTGTCATCGAAAGTGACCGTGTCGAGGGCACCGCAGTGTTCGATCTCCAGGGGCATCGGATCGGGGCCATCAAGCGGCTGCTGATCGAGAAGGTGAGCGGCCGGGTGGTGTACGTCGATGTGACGTTCGGCGGCTTCCTGGGTGTTGGTGTCCACCATCACACCATTCCATGGGAGAAGCTCACTTACGAGACAGGACTTCACGGGTATCGCACCGACATCACCGAAGAGCAGGTTCGTGGCGCTCCCGCCTTCCATGGCGAGGACGAGGTCTGGCCCGACAAGAAGCGTGAGCAGGAGCTGTGGGATTATTGGCGCGACCTGCCCAGGGGGCAGTCTGAACCGCCGTAA
- a CDS encoding NAD-dependent epimerase/dehydratase family protein produces the protein MQHVTVFGGSGFLGRHLVEHLARTGASVRIAARHPLTTAEPPRLARIQYVAADILDDAAVQAAIQEADTVINLVGILSQVRRQTFTALYEEGARRVAATAGRLRVRQLVHVSALGASRTAPALADRSKAAGEAAVRAAFLGATIIRPSLVYGPDDHFFNGFAALALPLIGSGRTRFQPVYVEDLVAGVGPFWQTPPAAAKPTSSAAPGSIPSKSCLSLSARPSAPGRCWCPCGSGRLSCWAGCCRCSPMRRSLAIRSGC, from the coding sequence ATGCAGCACGTCACGGTTTTCGGCGGGTCGGGCTTTCTCGGTCGGCACTTGGTCGAGCATCTCGCCAGAACGGGAGCGTCCGTGCGGATCGCGGCGCGCCATCCGCTCACCACAGCAGAGCCTCCGAGGCTGGCCCGGATCCAATACGTCGCGGCCGACATTCTCGATGATGCGGCGGTGCAGGCGGCGATCCAAGAAGCCGACACGGTCATCAACCTGGTCGGCATTCTCTCGCAGGTACGCCGGCAAACCTTCACGGCCCTTTATGAGGAGGGAGCTCGCCGGGTGGCCGCCACCGCTGGGCGCTTGCGGGTCCGGCAACTGGTGCACGTGTCGGCGCTTGGGGCCAGCCGCACGGCACCCGCGCTGGCGGACCGCTCCAAAGCGGCCGGCGAAGCGGCGGTGCGTGCCGCTTTCCTCGGGGCGACGATCATCCGGCCCAGCCTGGTTTACGGACCAGACGATCACTTTTTCAACGGCTTTGCCGCGCTGGCGCTGCCGCTGATCGGCAGCGGACGAACGCGATTTCAGCCCGTCTATGTTGAGGATTTGGTGGCGGGCGTTGGGCCATTCTGGCAAACCCCGCCAGCCGCAGCCAAACCTACGAGTTCGGCGGCCCCCGGGTCTATACCTTCAAAGAGCTGCTTGAGTTTGTCTGCGCGACCATCGGCGCCCGGCCGCTGCTGGTGTCCCTGCGGTTCTGGGCGGCTGAGCTGTTGGGCTGGTTGCTGCAGGTGTTCCCCCATGCGCCGCTCACTCGCGATCAGGTCCGGCTGCTGA
- the tnpA gene encoding IS66-like element accessory protein TnpA, translated as MDMMDARPGRVSRMEIVESGRRRRFTDEAKLAIVAESYSGLRQVTATAQRHGITRWQLNGWRRAAREGRLVSRSTDGFVPALIVPASRGAVAQPASAAPMQPLTPDHGRMEVMSANGRRVIVDRDVDVEVLLRIIRGLETLP; from the coding sequence ATGGACATGATGGATGCTCGCCCGGGGCGCGTCAGCAGGATGGAGATCGTCGAGAGCGGTCGCCGGCGGCGGTTCACTGATGAGGCGAAGCTGGCGATTGTGGCGGAAAGCTATAGCGGCCTGCGCCAGGTCACCGCAACGGCGCAGCGCCATGGGATCACGCGCTGGCAGTTGAACGGGTGGCGCAGGGCCGCGCGGGAAGGAAGGCTCGTCAGCCGTTCGACGGACGGCTTTGTTCCGGCACTGATCGTTCCCGCGTCTCGTGGTGCAGTCGCGCAGCCTGCATCGGCTGCACCTATGCAGCCTCTCACACCCGACCACGGTCGCATGGAGGTCATGAGCGCGAACGGCAGGCGTGTGATTGTGGACCGGGATGTCGACGTTGAGGTGTTGCTGCGGATCATACGTGGTCTGGAGACGTTGCCATGA
- a CDS encoding PRC-barrel domain-containing protein, with translation MAAQHLALVLLGTTLIAVPALAQTNPSVGSTTAPPARSMPAPSADDPSFGAKEPVRMDPGNWMTQEQPGQWRASKLDGLNVYSQDNEKIGDISELIVDSSGTIQAVVVGVGGFLGLGERDVAIPFDQIKFVNEPLAVGTVSPTAPTTTGTVATDRTAAAANRSAPDHAMLTTTMTKDQLKAAPEFKYAR, from the coding sequence ATGGCTGCACAGCATCTTGCGTTAGTTCTTCTTGGTACAACCCTGATCGCAGTCCCGGCTCTGGCCCAAACCAATCCGTCCGTAGGCTCGACCACCGCTCCTCCCGCACGCTCAATGCCTGCACCTTCGGCGGATGACCCCAGCTTCGGCGCGAAGGAACCAGTACGCATGGACCCTGGCAACTGGATGACCCAGGAGCAGCCGGGGCAATGGCGGGCCTCCAAGCTCGACGGCCTGAACGTCTACAGCCAGGACAATGAGAAGATTGGCGACATCAGCGAACTGATCGTGGACAGCAGCGGCACAATCCAGGCCGTGGTGGTGGGCGTCGGCGGGTTCCTCGGCCTCGGCGAACGGGACGTGGCCATCCCGTTCGACCAGATCAAGTTCGTGAACGAGCCTCTAGCTGTTGGCACTGTCAGTCCGACTGCGCCGACCACCACAGGCACAGTGGCGACGGACCGGACCGCTGCTGCCGCGAACCGCTCAGCGCCCGATCATGCGATGCTCACAACGACCATGACCAAGGATCAGCTAAAGGCGGCTCCCGAGTTCAAATACGCTCGGTAG
- a CDS encoding low affinity iron permease family protein produces the protein MSLSRSFSDLAEHVAHATGKPITFALCVIVVLLWAVTGPLFQFSDAWQLVINTGTTIVTFLMVFLIQNTQNRDGAAVQTKLDELIRTSAAQNKYIGIEHLTEEELNELRKHREARAKKLKGAIQAADAAEGAVNQKAAQAADEATSGPVPFKPRK, from the coding sequence ATGTCGCTGTCTCGCAGCTTCAGTGACCTGGCCGAACATGTGGCGCATGCGACCGGCAAGCCGATCACCTTCGCCCTGTGTGTGATCGTGGTGTTGCTCTGGGCTGTGACCGGACCACTGTTCCAGTTCTCTGATGCGTGGCAGCTTGTCATCAACACGGGCACCACCATCGTGACGTTCCTGATGGTGTTCCTGATCCAGAACACCCAGAACCGCGACGGAGCAGCGGTTCAGACCAAGCTCGACGAATTGATCCGGACCAGTGCGGCCCAGAACAAATACATCGGCATCGAGCATCTCACCGAAGAAGAACTGAACGAGCTTCGCAAGCACCGTGAGGCACGGGCCAAGAAACTGAAGGGCGCAATTCAAGCTGCCGATGCCGCAGAAGGAGCAGTGAACCAGAAAGCCGCCCAGGCGGCTGACGAGGCCACCAGCGGACCAGTGCCATTCAAACCCCGCAAGTGA
- a CDS encoding DUF1330 domain-containing protein encodes MAYVMFQYDRPTDTPNWNNYNRHVRDWITQLLHMPGAVSFMACRTADKASPDTFTMLEFRTLEEARQAAASEQMKIILQELRSVGAAAGVLLVERSPFKPEPLFA; translated from the coding sequence ATGGCTTATGTCATGTTCCAGTACGACCGCCCGACCGACACGCCAAACTGGAACAATTACAACCGGCATGTTCGCGACTGGATCACCCAGCTTCTACATATGCCTGGGGCTGTGTCCTTCATGGCCTGTCGCACAGCGGATAAGGCCAGCCCGGACACCTTCACAATGCTGGAGTTCCGCACCCTGGAGGAGGCGCGGCAAGCCGCAGCATCTGAACAAATGAAGATCATCCTTCAGGAACTGCGATCAGTTGGAGCCGCAGCAGGGGTCTTGCTGGTGGAGCGATCCCCATTCAAGCCAGAGCCCCTCTTCGCCTGA
- a CDS encoding SWIB/MDM2 domain-containing protein → MPPSTPEKPEDQANAAEGTAQEPTSAFLKPLQPSQELAAVVGSAPLSRPEAVSKIWEYIKTHKLQNPQNKREIMADQKLQAVFGGKNKVSMFEMNKYLAQHLK, encoded by the coding sequence ATGCCGCCTTCAACACCAGAGAAGCCGGAGGATCAGGCGAATGCAGCCGAGGGTACGGCCCAAGAGCCAACCTCGGCCTTTCTAAAACCGTTACAGCCTTCGCAGGAATTGGCTGCCGTCGTGGGCTCGGCTCCGTTGTCGCGCCCGGAGGCGGTGAGCAAGATTTGGGAGTACATCAAGACACACAAGCTCCAGAACCCGCAGAATAAGCGCGAGATCATGGCGGACCAGAAGCTTCAGGCGGTGTTCGGGGGAAAGAACAAGGTCAGCATGTTTGAGATGAACAAATACCTCGCCCAGCATCTCAAGTGA
- a CDS encoding cupin domain-containing protein: protein MADTTVTKVSSAHSPTGSQGEVYLASGKRVSMRLWRDEEPTQDKPKHRHEYEVVGYVIAGRAELEIEGQTVRLEPGDSWVVPAGSEHTYRILETFTAVEATAPPAKVHGREKA from the coding sequence ATGGCCGACACAACGGTGACCAAGGTAAGCAGCGCTCATTCGCCGACTGGCAGCCAAGGCGAGGTGTATCTTGCGTCTGGCAAGCGAGTATCGATGCGGCTCTGGCGCGATGAGGAGCCCACGCAGGACAAACCCAAGCACAGGCACGAGTATGAGGTGGTTGGGTATGTGATTGCAGGCAGAGCGGAACTGGAGATCGAGGGCCAGACTGTGCGGCTGGAACCGGGAGACTCCTGGGTCGTGCCCGCAGGGTCTGAGCATACCTACCGTATTTTGGAGACGTTCACCGCAGTCGAAGCGACTGCTCCTCCTGCTAAGGTGCATGGCCGCGAAAAGGCGTAG
- a CDS encoding transposase, whose protein sequence is MVKNRTHSIDFKRQVAQDYLAGEPLHSLARRYDLSRNLIRIWVRKYKAGALDEDLLFGSEPEPLH, encoded by the coding sequence ATGGTGAAGAACCGCACTCACAGCATCGACTTCAAACGGCAGGTTGCGCAGGATTACCTCGCTGGTGAGCCCCTGCACAGCCTGGCCCGGCGCTACGACCTGTCGCGCAACCTGATCCGGATCTGGGTCCGGAAGTACAAGGCCGGCGCCCTCGACGAGGACCTGTTATTCGGCTCTGAACCGGAACCCCTCCACTGA
- the tnpB gene encoding IS66 family insertion sequence element accessory protein TnpB (TnpB, as the term is used for proteins encoded by IS66 family insertion elements, is considered an accessory protein, since TnpC, encoded by a neighboring gene, is a DDE family transposase.), with amino-acid sequence MNPFPMGQAVKVWLATGHTDMRCGFPTLALRVQEILKHDPLGGHLFCFRGRKGDLIKVIWHDGQGACLFTRKLEKGRFIWPNVEGGAVAISPAQLSYLLSGIDWRNPQETWRPTRVG; translated from the coding sequence ATGAACCCGTTTCCGATGGGTCAGGCTGTGAAGGTATGGCTGGCAACCGGGCATACCGATATGCGCTGTGGCTTCCCCACTCTGGCTCTTCGGGTGCAGGAGATTTTGAAGCATGACCCTCTGGGCGGCCACCTTTTTTGCTTCCGGGGGCGCAAAGGTGATCTGATCAAAGTGATTTGGCATGACGGCCAGGGAGCCTGCCTGTTCACGCGAAAATTGGAGAAAGGCCGGTTCATCTGGCCCAATGTGGAGGGCGGCGCTGTTGCGATCTCGCCGGCGCAGCTGTCTTACTTGTTGTCCGGAATCGACTGGCGCAATCCGCAGGAAACCTGGCGTCCGACACGGGTTGGGTAG
- the tnpC gene encoding IS66 family transposase, protein MPSTPVDLPDDLVSAYLALLSEREGLQAERDVVVAERDRAVAQAAKAQALLSDSEALIASLELAIEKLKRELHGQRSERAARLIDQLELQLEELVMAATEDEVAAQAAARSSNGRSFVRRRPVRKPWPETIERERVVISPPATCACCGGSRLAKLGEDITETLEEIPRRFKVIETVREKFTCRDCEAISQPPAPFHATPRGFIGPHLLATILFDKFGMHSPLNRQSARLTCEGIALSTSTLADQVGFGTSALRPVFDLIETHVFAAERLHGDDTTIPIRAKSKCTTGRIWTYVRDDQPFGGPAPPAAVYYASGDRRGEHPQKHLAGYGGILQSDCYNGFEPISVAEQKAVPLTFAFCHAHARRKFFELADIEKRARDRKRNGKPISPIALEAVKRFDALFDIERQINGLSAAERLAVRQEKSKPLFDDMHEWLKRERATLTRSSEVIGAIDYMLKRWDGFARFLEDGRVCLTNNAAERALRGIALGRRNWTFAGSQRGADRAAVMLTLITTCRLNDVDPKAWLADVLARIADLPVARLHELLPWEWKRLRQAENPASQLAA, encoded by the coding sequence ATGCCGTCAACGCCTGTCGATCTTCCAGACGACCTTGTGAGCGCCTATCTGGCGCTGCTGTCCGAGCGTGAGGGGTTGCAGGCTGAACGGGATGTCGTTGTCGCCGAGAGGGACAGGGCTGTGGCGCAAGCCGCCAAGGCGCAGGCCCTGTTGTCCGACAGCGAGGCCCTGATCGCCAGTCTGGAACTGGCGATCGAAAAGCTGAAGCGCGAACTGCACGGCCAGCGGTCTGAGCGCGCGGCGCGACTGATCGACCAGCTCGAATTACAGCTCGAAGAACTGGTGATGGCCGCGACTGAGGATGAAGTTGCGGCGCAAGCCGCGGCCAGGAGCTCAAACGGGCGCTCCTTTGTGCGCCGGCGGCCGGTCCGAAAGCCCTGGCCGGAGACGATCGAGCGCGAACGTGTGGTGATCTCTCCCCCGGCGACCTGTGCCTGCTGCGGCGGCTCGCGCCTGGCGAAACTGGGCGAGGACATCACCGAGACGCTGGAGGAGATCCCGCGTCGGTTCAAGGTGATCGAGACGGTCCGGGAGAAGTTCACGTGTCGGGACTGTGAGGCGATCAGCCAGCCGCCGGCGCCGTTCCATGCCACGCCGCGCGGCTTCATCGGCCCTCATCTGCTGGCGACGATTCTGTTCGACAAGTTCGGCATGCACAGTCCGCTCAATCGCCAGAGCGCCCGGCTCACCTGCGAAGGCATCGCGCTGTCGACCTCGACGCTGGCCGATCAGGTTGGGTTTGGAACCTCCGCTCTCAGGCCGGTCTTCGATCTGATCGAGACGCATGTCTTTGCGGCCGAGCGCCTTCACGGCGACGATACGACCATCCCCATCCGGGCCAAAAGCAAGTGCACGACTGGACGGATCTGGACTTACGTGCGGGACGACCAGCCGTTTGGTGGGCCTGCGCCGCCAGCCGCGGTCTACTACGCCTCAGGTGACCGCCGCGGCGAGCATCCGCAGAAACACCTGGCCGGGTATGGCGGCATTCTGCAGAGTGACTGTTACAATGGCTTTGAGCCGATCAGTGTTGCCGAACAGAAAGCGGTGCCCCTTACCTTTGCCTTCTGCCACGCGCATGCGCGACGGAAATTCTTTGAACTGGCCGATATCGAGAAAAGGGCTCGGGATCGCAAAAGAAACGGCAAGCCGATCTCCCCGATCGCGTTGGAGGCCGTCAAGCGGTTCGACGCGCTGTTTGACATCGAGCGTCAGATCAACGGCTTGAGCGCCGCGGAACGACTGGCTGTGCGGCAGGAGAAGAGCAAGCCGCTGTTCGATGACATGCACGAGTGGCTGAAGCGGGAGCGTGCCACGCTCACGCGATCGTCCGAGGTGATCGGCGCCATCGACTACATGCTGAAGCGCTGGGATGGCTTTGCCCGGTTCCTGGAGGATGGCCGGGTGTGTCTGACGAACAATGCCGCCGAACGGGCCTTGAGAGGGATCGCCCTGGGGCGCCGCAACTGGACCTTCGCCGGGTCCCAGCGCGGGGCGGATCGTGCCGCCGTCATGCTCACCCTCATCACGACCTGTCGTCTTAACGACGTCGATCCAAAAGCCTGGCTCGCCGACGTACTGGCCCGGATTGCCGATCTTCCTGTCGCCCGCCTGCACGAATTGCTTCCCTGGGAATGGAAAAGGCTACGGCAGGCCGAGAACCCGGCCTCCCAGCTGGCCGCGTGA
- a CDS encoding YybH family protein → MAERDDDVILIRRWFQRLQVCIQTVDFVGSRPLFADDMLTFGTFTAFTVGREATEHEQWRHVWGHIDRFRWHLDDLRTLISGDRLTAVGMAVFESTGYTEDGRAFDRPGRATVVLGRKAVGEEWVAQHTHVSLFPGTPSRSFGTKREHPPAAL, encoded by the coding sequence ATGGCTGAACGCGATGATGATGTCATCTTGATCCGGCGCTGGTTTCAGCGCCTCCAGGTCTGTATCCAGACGGTGGATTTCGTCGGCTCTCGCCCGCTTTTCGCTGACGATATGCTCACCTTTGGCACCTTCACGGCTTTCACTGTGGGACGCGAGGCCACCGAACACGAGCAGTGGCGTCATGTCTGGGGTCATATCGACCGGTTCCGCTGGCATCTGGACGATCTGCGTACCCTCATCTCGGGCGACCGTCTCACGGCGGTTGGCATGGCGGTGTTCGAGTCCACCGGCTACACCGAAGATGGCAGGGCGTTTGACCGCCCCGGACGCGCGACGGTGGTGCTGGGGCGAAAGGCTGTGGGTGAGGAGTGGGTGGCGCAGCACACGCACGTGTCGCTGTTCCCTGGCACTCCGTCCCGCTCCTTCGGCACCAAGCGGGAGCACCCGCCTGCGGCGCTCTAG
- a CDS encoding sigma-70 family RNA polymerase sigma factor produces the protein MTTAARQHSQPTSIDTGRSRSARGKRARLRHIHPLPHAQQLALVEEVRAGRRSKHMRDQLSAFLPHLRNFVLHLTRDPVRSDDLVQSIVLRAWANLDHFQHGTNLEAWLFTILRNSFYSEHRKYRREIEDPESGFARRLMVYPGQESRLMLEDLRKALARLPPGQREALVLVAEQGDSYEDAAAACGVAVGTLKSRVNRHRTQLAAMLQMENRHDLGPDGMLLAALQQSRVAAAI, from the coding sequence ATGACCACCGCCGCTCGCCAACACAGCCAGCCCACTTCCATAGATACGGGTCGCAGCCGGTCCGCACGGGGCAAGCGGGCACGGCTGCGGCACATCCATCCGCTCCCGCACGCGCAGCAACTGGCCCTTGTCGAGGAGGTCCGCGCAGGCCGCCGCTCGAAGCATATGCGAGACCAGCTTTCCGCCTTTCTGCCGCACCTGCGGAACTTTGTGCTGCATCTCACCCGCGATCCGGTCCGGAGTGATGATCTTGTGCAGAGTATCGTCCTGCGGGCTTGGGCCAACCTGGATCATTTCCAGCACGGCACCAACCTGGAGGCGTGGCTGTTCACCATTCTGCGCAACAGCTTCTACTCCGAGCATCGAAAGTACAGACGCGAGATCGAAGACCCAGAGAGCGGCTTTGCCAGACGGCTGATGGTTTACCCTGGGCAGGAATCCAGGCTGATGCTCGAAGACCTTCGCAAGGCGCTGGCGCGTCTGCCGCCAGGACAACGCGAGGCTCTCGTCCTGGTGGCCGAGCAAGGCGACAGCTATGAGGATGCGGCGGCTGCCTGCGGGGTGGCAGTTGGCACGCTCAAGAGCCGTGTCAACCGACACCGCACCCAGCTTGCGGCGATGTTGCAGATGGAAAATCGGCACGATCTTGGCCCGGATGGAATGCTGCTGGCCGCGCTGCAACAATCGAGGGTCGCGGCTGCCATCTAA